A stretch of Candidatus Manganitrophaceae bacterium DNA encodes these proteins:
- a CDS encoding sugar kinase, producing MSLLVVGSVAFDSVKTPFGEAKEVLGGSATYFSTAASYFTDVKLVAVVGEDFPEAHLEFLKKKGIDYQGLERRSGRTFRWRGEYGFQLNEAKTLETQLNVFESFRPTLPASYKDADFVFLANIDPGLQLDVLKQVKQPKLVACDTMNFWIEGKRDALIKTLGEVDIFIINDGEARELAREFNLVKVAKKILSFGPKTLIIKRGEYGALMFNGQTTFAAPAFPLENVFDPTGAGDSFAGGFMGYLSQNGTVNEATIRQAVIYGSVMASFNVEAFSLDRMRDLTREEINARYQEFKSLTSFESI from the coding sequence ATGAGTTTATTGGTGGTCGGGTCGGTGGCGTTTGATTCGGTGAAAACCCCTTTCGGCGAAGCAAAGGAGGTGCTCGGGGGATCGGCCACCTATTTTTCGACGGCGGCGAGCTACTTCACCGACGTGAAGCTGGTGGCGGTGGTCGGGGAGGATTTTCCCGAAGCGCACCTTGAATTTTTGAAAAAGAAAGGGATCGATTATCAAGGGCTGGAGCGGCGCTCCGGGCGGACGTTCCGCTGGCGCGGGGAGTATGGTTTTCAGCTCAATGAGGCGAAGACGCTCGAGACGCAATTAAATGTCTTCGAATCGTTCCGGCCGACCCTCCCGGCGTCTTATAAAGATGCCGATTTCGTCTTCCTCGCCAACATCGATCCCGGATTGCAGCTCGATGTGCTCAAGCAGGTGAAGCAGCCAAAATTGGTTGCATGTGATACAATGAATTTCTGGATTGAGGGAAAGCGGGATGCGCTGATTAAAACCCTCGGTGAGGTCGACATCTTCATCATCAACGACGGCGAGGCGCGCGAGCTGGCCCGTGAGTTCAACCTGGTGAAGGTCGCCAAGAAGATCCTCTCATTCGGCCCCAAGACCCTCATCATTAAGCGAGGGGAATACGGGGCGCTGATGTTCAATGGCCAGACCACTTTTGCCGCCCCCGCGTTTCCGCTCGAAAATGTTTTTGACCCGACCGGAGCGGGCGATTCGTTTGCGGGAGGGTTTATGGGCTATCTCTCGCAGAACGGGACGGTGAACGAGGCGACGATCCGACAGGCGGTCATTTACGGAAGTGTCATGGCCTCCTTTAACGTCGAGGCGTTCAGTCTCGACCGGATGCGTGACTTGACCCGCGAGGAGATCAATGCACGGTATCAAGAGTTTAAGTCGTTGACCTCTTTCGAAAGCATCTGA
- a CDS encoding tetratricopeptide repeat protein has protein sequence MRWKNALILILIPLCAACGMKEAQVKKEKEASAHYKLGVSYLNDTLLQKAFIEFQKAVEIDSGHRDAQYALGHVHFLQEDYNEAIASFKKTLSIDPKFSDAHNYLGKTYEAQGKLDQAVSEYQEALKNPQYDTPEKPNLNLGMVYIKQGKYDQAIRSLQTAVRLTPPGSPALIAVSQNELGKAYLQTGKFKESIASYQEAIRLVPNYLDAHLNLASAYLKEGSKGLAAGAFKKVVDLSPKSPQAKEAQKFLDALR, from the coding sequence ATGCGTTGGAAGAACGCACTGATCTTGATTCTTATCCCGCTGTGTGCCGCCTGCGGAATGAAAGAGGCGCAAGTTAAAAAGGAGAAGGAGGCCTCGGCCCATTATAAGTTGGGGGTCTCGTATCTGAACGACACTCTCCTCCAGAAGGCCTTTATCGAATTCCAAAAGGCGGTCGAGATCGATTCGGGTCACCGAGATGCACAGTACGCCTTGGGGCATGTTCATTTTCTCCAAGAGGATTATAATGAGGCGATCGCCTCATTCAAGAAAACCCTTTCGATCGATCCGAAGTTTTCGGACGCCCACAACTACCTCGGCAAAACCTATGAGGCCCAGGGGAAGTTGGATCAGGCGGTGAGCGAATATCAAGAAGCGCTCAAAAACCCGCAGTACGATACCCCGGAAAAGCCGAATCTGAATCTCGGAATGGTCTACATCAAACAGGGGAAATACGATCAGGCGATCCGCTCGCTCCAGACCGCGGTCCGACTCACCCCGCCCGGCTCACCGGCGCTCATCGCCGTCTCACAAAATGAATTGGGAAAGGCTTACCTCCAAACCGGGAAGTTTAAAGAGTCCATCGCCTCCTACCAAGAGGCGATCCGCCTGGTGCCGAATTATCTCGATGCCCACCTCAATCTGGCCTCCGCCTACTTGAAGGAGGGCTCCAAAGGGCTTGCCGCAGGCGCGTTCAAGAAAGTGGTGGATCTCTCCCCCAAAAGCCCGCAAGCGAAAGAGGCGCAGAAATTCTTGGATGCGCTTCGCTGA